Genomic DNA from Streptomyces sp. GS7:
GTGTGACCCGGATCTCAGGCCAGAGCTTGTCGCAAAACCGCAGGTCAGGCGGGTAAGTACGGCCTTCCTTGCTAGCGGCGGAAGGCAATTCGCGCATAACTTCGAGGTGTTGAAGGGGAAAGTGCCGCCATCGGCCCACACCTCGCTGAAGGGAGCAGGTCCCGACATGTCCGTCATGGAGATCATGGATGCCGCCGCGCCGACGCATGTGGCGCACCGCGACAATCACACCCACCGCGATGTGAACGGCGGCTGGCTGCGCCCCGCCGTCTTCGGTGCGATGGACGGCCTGGTGTCCAATCTCGCGCTGATGACCGGTGTCGCCGGCGGCGCGGTCTCGCAGCAGACGATCATCATCACCGGCCTCGCGGGGCTGGCGGCCGGTGCGTTCTCGATGGCCGCGGGGGAGTACACCTCGGTCGCCTCCCAGCGCGAGCTGGTGATGGCCGAGCTGGACGTCGAGCGGACCCAGCTGAGCAAGCACCCGAAGGACGAGCAGGCGGAGCTGGCGGCGCTCTACGAGTCCCGCGGGGTGGAGCCGGAACTCGCCCGGCAGGTCGCCGAGCAGCTGTCCCGCGACCCCGAGCAGGCGCTGGAGATCCACGCCCGCGAGGAATTGGGCATCGACCCGTCGGACCTTCCTTCTCCGGCCGTCGCCGCCGTTTCCTCCTTCGGATCCTTTGCGCTCGGCGCTCTTCTTCCTCTCCTTCCCTATCTTTTGGGAGCCTCCTCCCTCTGGCTCGCGGTGCTGCTGGCGCTGGTCGGACTGTTCGGCTGCGGTGCCGTCGTGGCGCGGGTGACGGCCCGCTCGTGGTGGTTCAGCGGACTGCGCCAACTGGCTCTGGGCGGCGCCGCGGCGGGCGTGACCTACGGCCTGGGAGCACTGTTCGGCACGGTCGTGAGCTGAGGCCCCGGAACGGGGAAGGGTTGACGTCCCCTACGGGTGACCGCATCATTACCGCGTTACTCAGCGGTTTCGGTTCGTTGACAGCCGGGCATAAGGCTCTGGCGTCGCGGGCAACGTCGCTCGCCGAACGCCGCCGTACGGGACGGCCCTGTTTCCGTCCGCGTCCCACTTGAGACTCACCGCATGCGCGGTGTCCGCATGTTGGAAGGCACTATCCGCTTTTCGAGAAGCGGGCCATCCTGTAACCTGCACGAAATTTCGCGGAGGGCCAACGTCGTCCCTCGGCAATGCCTTTGCCACGACGACGTTGGGAGAGCCGATGCGTTCCGCGTCCACGCACTCCGCGACCACCAGCAGCGCCAGCGCCGCCGCATGGTCGCCCATGGACGGGCGCCCCGCCCAGCAGGGGATGTACGACCCGCGTAACGAGCACGACGCCTGCGGCGTCGGCTTCGTGGCCACCCTCACCGGCGAGGCCAGCCACGCCCTGGTCGAACAGGCCCTGACCGTCCTGACGAACCTGGAGCACCGCGGTGCCACCGGCTCGGAGCCCGACTCGGGCGACGGCGCGGGCATCCTGCTCCAGGTGCCGGACGCGTTCCTGCGTGAGAACGTGACCTTCGAGCTCCCCGATGCCGGTGGCTACGCCGTCGGCATCGCCTTCCTGCCGTCCGACGCACACGAAGCGGCCGACGCCGTCTCACGGATCGAGACGATCGCCGGCGAAGAGGGCCTGGACGTCCTCGGCTGGCGGGTCGTCCCGGTCGCCCCCCAGCTGCTGGGCAACGGCGCCCGTGCCACCATGCCGGCCTTCTCCCAGCTCTTCGTGGCCGACGGGGAGAGCACCGGCCTGGCCCTGGACCGCAAGGCGTTCGCGCTCCGCAAGCGCGCCGAGCGCGAGGCGGGCGTCTACTTCCCGTCGCTGTCCGCCCGCACCATCGTCTACAAGGGCATGCTGACCACCGGCCAGCTGGAGCCCTTCTTCCCGGACCTGTCCGACCGCCGCTTCGCCACCGCCATCGCACTGGTCCACTCGCGGTTCTCCACCAACACCTTCCCGAGCTGGCCGCTCGCCCACCCGTACCGCTTCGTCGCCCACAACGGCGAGATCAACACCGTCAAGGGCAACCGCAACTGGATGCGCGCCCGCGAGTCCCAGCTGGCCTCGCGGCTCTTCGGCGGCGCGGACGCCGCACACGCCGACAACCTGGAGCGGCTGTTCCCGGTCTGCACCCCGGACGCCTCCGACTCCGCCTCCTTCGACGAGGTCCTGGAGCTGCTGCACCTCGGCGGCCGCTCGCTGCCCCACTCGGTCCTGATGATGGTCCCCGAGGCGTGGGAGAACTCCACCGCCATGGACCCGGCCCGGCGGGCGTTCTACCAGTACCACTCCACGATGATGGAGCCCTGGGACGGCCCGGCCTGCGTCACCTTCACCGACGGCACCCAGGTCGGCGCGGTCCTCGACCGCAACGGTCTGCGCCCCGGCCGCTACTGGGTCACCGACGACGGCCTGGTCGTGCTCTCCTCCGAGGTCGGCGTCCTCGACATCGACCCGTCCAAGGTCGTCCGCAAGGGCCGCCTGCAGCCCGGCCGGATGTTCCTCGTCGACACCGCCGAGCACCGGATCATCGAGGACGACGAGATCAAGGCGCAGCTCGCGGCCGAGCACCCCTACCAGGAGTGGCTGGACGCCGGGCTGATCGACCTCGCCGACCTCCCCGAGCGCGAGCACATCGTGCACACCCACGCCTCGGTCACCCGCCGCCAGCAGACCTTCGGCTACACCGAGGAGGAGCTGCGGGTCATCCTCGCCCCGATGGCCAAGACCGGCGCCGAGCCGATCGGCTCCATGGGCACCGACTCGCCGATCGCCGCACTCTCCGAGCGCCCCCGGCTGCTCTTCGACTACTTCACCCAGCTGTTCGCGCAGGTCACCAACCCGCCGCTGGACGCCATCAGGGAGGAGCTGGTCACCTCCCTGATCTCCTCCCTCGGCCCCCAGGGCAACCTCCTCGCGCCCACCGCGAGCTCCTGCCGCAGCGTGACCCTGCCGTTCCCGGTCATCGACAACGACGAGCTGGCCAAGCTCGTCCACATCAACGCCGACGGCGACATGGCCGGCATGAAGGCCGTGACCCTCTCCGGCCTCTACCGGGTCTCTGGCGGCGGCGAGTCGCTGGCCGCCCGGATCGAGGAGATCTGCGCCGAGGCCGACGCCGCCATCGCCGACGGCGCCCGGCTGATCGTGCTCTCCGACCGCCACTCCGACGCCGAGCACGCGCCGATCCCGTCGCTGCTGCTGACCGCCGCGGTCCACCACCACCTCATCGGCACCAAGACCCGCACCCAGGTCGGGCTGCTGGTCGAGGCCGGCGACGTCCGCGAGGTGCACCACGTCGCGCTGCTGATCGGCTTCGGCGCGGCGGCGGTCAACCCGTACCTGGCCATGGAGTCCGTCGAGGACCTGGTCCGGGCGGGGACGTTCCTGCCCGGCGTGGACGCCGACACCGCCATCAGGAACCTCATCAAGGCGCTCGGCAAGGGCGTCCTGAAGGTCATGTCCAAGATGGGCATCTCGACCGTCGCCTCCTACCGCGGCGCGCAGGTCTTCGAGGCCGTCGGCCTGGACGAGGAATTCGTCGCGAAGTACTTCCACGGCACCGCCACCAAGATCGGCGGCGCCGGCCTGGACGTCGTCGCCCAGGAGGTCGCGGCCCGGCACGCCAAGGGGTACCCGGCCTCCGGTATCGCCGCGACCCACCGCGCGCTGGAGATCGGCGGCGAGTACCAGTGGCGCCGCGAGGGCGAGCCGCACCTCTTCGACCCGGACACGGTCTTCCGGCTCCAGCACTCCACCCGTTCGCGCCGGTACGACATCTTCAAGCAGTACACCGAACGGGTGAATGGGCAGTCCGAGCGCCTGATGACGCTGCGCGGCCTGTTCTCCTTCGCCTCCGACCGGCCCGCCGTTCCCCTGGACGAGGTCGAGCCGGCGTCCGAGATCGTCAAGCGCTTCTCCACCGGCGCGATGTCCTACGGGTCGATCTCCAGCGAGGCCCACGAGACCCTCGCGATCGCCATGAACCAGCTCGGCGGCAAGTCCAACACCGGCGAGGGCGGCGAGGACCCCGAGCGCCTCTACGACCCCGCGCGCCGCTCCGCGATCAAGCAGGTCGCCTCCGGCCGCTTCGGCGTGACCTCCGAGTACCTGGTCAACGCCGACGACATCCAGATCAAGATGGCCCAGGGCGCCAAGCCCGGCGAGGGCGGCCAGCTGCCCGGCCACAAGGTCTACCCTTGGGTGGCGAAGACCCGGCACTCGACGCCGGGCGTGGGGCTCATCTCCCCGCCGCCGCACCACGACATCTACTCCATCGAGGACCTGGCCCAGCTGATCCACGACCTCAAGAACGCCAACCCGGCCGCCCGCATCCACGTGAAGCTGGTCTCCGAGGTCGGCGTCGGCACGGTCGCCGCGGGCGTCTCCAAGGCCCACGCGGACGTGGTCCTCATCTCCGGCCACGACGGCGGTACCGGCGCCTCGCCGCTCACCTCCCTCAAGCACGCGGGCGGCCCCTGGGAGCTGGGCCTGGCCGAGACCCAGCAGACGCTGCTGCTCAACGGCCTGCGCGACCGGATCGTGGTGCAGACCGACGGCCAGCTCAAGACCGGCCGCGACGTGATCATCGCGGCTCTGCTGGGCGCCGAGGAGTTCGGCTTCGCCACCGCCCCGCTGGTCGTCTCCGGCTGCGTGATGATGCGCGTCTGCCACCTGGACACCTGCCCGGTCGGCATCGCCACCCAGAACCCGACGCTGCGCGAGCGGTTCAGCGGCAAGGCCGAGTACATCGTCAACTTCTTCGAGTTCATCGCCGAGGAGGTCCGTGAGCTCCTGGCCGAGCTGGGCTTCCGCAGCCTGGACGAGGCCATCGGCCACGCCGAGATCCTCGACGTCGCCAGGGCCGTGGACCACTGGAAGGCGCAGGGCCTGGACCTGGCCCCGCTGCTGCACGTCCCCGAGCTGCCCGAGGGCGCCGTCCGCCACCAGGTCACCGTCCAGGACCACGGCCTGGCGAAGGCGCTGGACAACGAGCTGATCAGGCTCGCCGCGGACGCGCTGGCCGCGGACACCCCGGAGGCCGCCCAGCCGGTCCGCGCCCAGGTCGCGATCCGCAACATCAACCGGACCGTCGGCACCATGCTCGGCCACGAGGTCACCAAGAAGTTCGGCGGCGCGGGCCTGCCCGACGACACCGTCGACATCACCTTCACCGGCTCGGCCGGCCAGTCCTTCGGCGCGTTCCTGCCGCGCGGGGTCACCCTCCGCCTGGAGGGCGACGCCAACGACTACGTCGGCAAGGGCCTCTCCGGCGGCCGGGTCGTGGTCCGCCCGGACCGCGGCGCCGACCACCTCGCCGAGTACTCCACCATCGCGGGCAACACCCTCGCCTACGGCGCCACCGGCGGCGAACTGTTCCTGCGCGGCCGGGTCGGCGAGCGGTTCTGCGTCCGCAACTCCGGTGCCACGGTGGTCTCCGAGGGCGTCGGCGACCACGGCTGCGAGTACATGACCGGCGGCCGGGCGGTCGTCCTGGGCGAGACCGGGCGCAACTTCGCGGCCGGTATGTCCGGCGGCATCGCCTACGTCATCGACCTCGACCCGGACAACGTCAACAAGGAACTGACCGACGCGGTCCGCCCGCTCGACGACACCGACAAGCAGTGGCTGCACGACGTCGTGCGCCGCCACCAGGAGGAGACCGGCTCCACCGTCGCCGACAAGCTCCTCGCCGACTGGGACGCGGCAGCCGCCCGCTTCCGCAAGGTCGTCCCGGCCACCTACCAGGCAGTGCTCGCCGCCAAGGACGCCGCCGAGCGAGCCGGGCTCTCCGAGTCCGAGACCCACGAGAAGATGATGGAGGCGGCGACCAATGGCTGACCCCAAGGGCTTCCTGAACCACGGGCGTGAGAGCGCCAAGACCCGCCCCGTCCAGGAGCGCGTCAAGGACTGGAACGAGGTCTACCAGCCCGGCTCCCTGCTGCCGATCATCAGCAAGCAGGCGTCGCGCTGCATGGACTGCGGCATCCCCTTCTGCCACAACGGCTGTCCGCTCGGGAACCTCATCCCCGAGTGGAACGACTACGCCTACCGCGAGGACTGGACCGAGGCCAGCGAGCGGCTGCACGCGACCAACAACTTCCCGGAGTTCACCGGGCGGCTGTGCCCCGCGCCCTGCGAGGCGGCCTGTGTGCTGGGCATCAACCAGCAGCCGGTCACCATCAAGAACGTCGAGGTCTCCATCATCGACAAGGCGTGGGACGCCGGCGACGTCACCCCGCAGGCGCCCGAGCGCCTCTCCGGCAAGACCGTCGCCGTCATCGGCTCCGGCCCGGCCGGTCTGGCCGCCGCCCAGCAGCTGACCCGGGCCGGCCACACCGTGGCCGTGTACGAGCGGGCCGACCGCATCGGCGGTCTCCTCCGCTACGGCATCCCCGAGTTCAAGATGGAGAAGCGGCACATCAACCGCCGTATCGAGCAGATGCGCGCGGAGGGCACCAAGTTCCGTACGGAGGTGGAGATCGGCCGCGACATCGACGCCGCGAAGCTGCGCAGGCGCTACGACGCCGTGGTCATCGCCGCCGGCGCCACCACCTCCCGCGATCTGCCGGTGCCCGGCCGCGAGCTGAACGGCGTGCACTACGCGATGGAGTACCTGCCGCTCGCCAACAAGGTGCAGGAGGGCGACCTGACGGTCTCCCCGATCACCGCCGAGGGCAAGCACGTGGTCGTCATCGGCGGCGGCGACACCGGCGCGGACTGCGTCGGCACCGCCCACCGCCAGGGCGCCCTCTCGGTGACCCAGCTGGAGATCATGCCCAAGCCGGGCGAGGAGCGGAACCCGGGCCAGCCCTGGCCGACCTTCCCGATGCTCTACAAGGTCACCTCCGCGCACGAGGAGGGCGGCGAGCGGGTCTACTCCGTCTCCACCACCCACTTCGAGGGCGACGAGGACGGCAACGTCCAGTGGCTGCACCTGGTCGAGGTGGAGTTCAAGGACGGCAAGCTGGAGCAGAAGCCCGGCACCGAGCGGAGGATCCCGGCACAGCTGGTCACCCTCGCGATGGGCTTCACCGGCACCGACCAGGAGAACGGCCTGGTCGAGCAGTTCGGCCTGGAGCTGGACGCCCGCGGCAACGTCGCCCGCGACGCGGACTTCGCCACCAACGTCCCCGGCGTGTACGTCGCCGGTGACGCCGGGCGCGGCCAGTCGCTGATCGTGTGGGCCATCGCCGAGGGCCGCTCCGCCGCCCGCGGCGTGGACCGCTTCCTCACCGGAGCCAGCGCCCTGCCGGCTCCCATCAAGCCGACGGACCGCGCACTGACCGTGTGAGCGGCCGTCACCCGATGTCCCGTACAACGTCGTACGGAGGCATGGGGACCGGGTGAATCCCGGGACCCGTGTGCGGCGCCTGTCCCCTCCCCCGACCGGAGGGCAGGCGCCGCGCTCTTCTGTCCGGCACTCCTGGCCCGGCCGCTGCCGCTACGCGTCCCGCTGCGCCGGAAAGCGCCGCCCCAACTGCCGCGCCAGCTCCCGTGCGGGCGCCGGTGCGGCCGGTGGCGGGGGCGTGCGCGGCGGCCGGAAATCGTGTACCGGTGGGCGCCAGGCCGAGACGTCGACGGTGCCGTCGCCCAGCGGCAGCACCCAGCGCGGGTCCGCGTGCACCCGCAGCACCTGCGCCTCGATCTGCGTCCAGGCGCCATCGGTCACCGTGCGCTCACCGACCCTGCGCGCCTCCAACTGCACGGGGCAGTGCGCCAGTCGGGGCGGCCGTACCAGCTCGGACGGTTCCGTCCAGGGCGCCTGCTCCGCGTCGGTCCCGCTGCCGGCCCCCTCCTCGGCCGCCGCCTCCTTCGGGGGGAGGTTGAAGACGACGTCCGGCCGTACGGCGAGATTCTGCGCGGTCCGCCCGCGGGACGGCAGCCAGACACTCACCACCGGGCCGAGATCCCATCGGATCCGCAGCGTGACCAGCACGAACGTGCCGTCGTCGTTCTCCGTGGACAGCAGCGCCGGTACGACGGAACTGCTCTTCTCCAGCGCGGTTTTCATGCCCTGAGGATAGAAGCCGGACGATTCGGTTCTCACCGAAGTGTTATATGTGATTACGCTCTGCACATGAACCGATGGGACGCCGATCACGAAAGCACCGCGGAGACCCCCGACCTGGCCGCTCTCGCGGCGCTGCTCGCGGACCGTACCCGTGCCGCCATCTGCATCGCCCTGCTCGACGGCGGCACCTGGACCGCCGGTGAACTGGCCGAATACGCCGGGGTCGCACCGTCCACCGCGACCGAGCACCTCAACCTCCTGGTCTCCGGCGGGCTGTTGGCCGAGGAGCGGCAGGGCCGGCGGCGCTATGTCCGGCTGGCCGGGCCGCACACCGCGGAGACGCTGGAGAACCTCGCCGGGCTGGCCCCGTACCGCCCGGTCAGGATCCGCTCGCTGGCCGAGGCCAACCACCGGCGGGCCCTGCACCACGCGCGCACCTGCTACGACCACATCGCCGGGGCGCTCGGTGTGGCCATCGCCGAAACGATGACCGAACGCGGGCTGCTGGCACGGGAGTACGGCCTGGTGCTCACCACGGCCGGCGCCGACTGGCTGGCCGCCCTCGGCATCCCCGAGGCCGGCTACTCGCCGACCCACCGGGCGCACGTCCGCACCTGTCTCGACTGGACCTCGCGCCGCCAGCACCTCTCCGGCGCGGTCGGCGCGGCCCTCTACCGGCACGCGCTGGAGCACCGCTGGATCATCAAGGCCCCGGCCAGCCGCATCCTCGCGGTCACCGAGTCCGGGCGGGCCGCCTTCCGGGCGCAACTGGGGCTGCCCGCCGAGGTGCTGACGCCCACTCCGGCGGTGCTGCCGCCGCGCACCCCGTAAGGGGCGTCGGTCCGTGCCGACGTCGCCGACGGGGTCGATGCGGTCGTCGCCCGGCCGCCGCCGCCAGCGGCCGCGCGGGCGCCGTCGCGGACGTCACGGGGGCGGCGGCCTTCCCGCGTCACCGGCGGACCGGCACCTCACCGGCCAGGCGCAGAACGTCAACGGGGGCGCCCGCAGCACCCGTTGATCGCGCGCGCGTCAGGCGTCCGGGTCGACGAGGCGGGCCGGGAAGCCGCCGGTCGCGATCGGGCCCCAGCGCCGCGGCGTCACCCGGATCAGGGACTTGCCCTGCTTGCGCATGGCCGCGCGGTACTCGTCCCAGTCCGGGTGCTCGCCGGCGATGTTGCGGTAGTACTCGACCAGCGGCTCGATGGAGTCCGGGGCGTCGATCACCTCGGCCTCACCGTCGACCTGCACCCACGGGCCGTTCCACTCGTCGGACAGCACGAGCACGCTGACCGACGAGACCCGGCGGGCGTTGCGCGCCTTGGCACGTTCCGGATACGTCGACATCACCAGCCGCCCGGAGTCGTCCACCCCGCAGGTCAGCGGCGAGCACTGCGGGGTGCCGTCGGAGCGGCGGGTGAGCAGGATCGCGCGGTGCCGGGGGCGGACGAACTCCAGCAGGGCGGGCAGTTCGACGCGGGTGTTGGTGGCGATGGAAGGGCTCATGGCCGCGAGCCTAGGGCGTGGAGTGCACTCCAAGGCCGACAGCCGGGCCCGGCCAGCCGCCTGTCAGCCCTTCAGCAGCTGCCTCCCGGTGGCCGCGTCCACGATCTTGCGGCCCGCCAGCGGGCTCTTCAGCCGCACCTTCACCTTGTCGGTGGCCAGCTGCTCGGTGCACATCCCCTTCGCGCTCTTCTTCCTGCCCCAGCCGGTGACCACCACCAGGTCCTTCGACTCCAGGCTACGGGCGCCGAAATGGAGGTCGCAGGCGCTGTGGCCGACGGTCACCGTGATCTCCCGTACGCCGGTGCCCTGCGGGCGGTCGGCGCCGGCCAACGGGAGCAGCGCCTCCTGGCGGCCCGGCACGGGGGAGACCTTCGGCCAGTCCTGCACTATCTGGGCGGCCCGCCGGGCGAAGGCGTCCTGCGGCGCGGGCGGCGCCGCGGCACCCACCCGCTGGTCCCCCTTGGCGCAGCCGGAGAGCGCGACGGCGCCGGCCGCCGCCACGGACAGGACCAGGGCGGTCGTACGGATGCGGGAACGGGAGCGGTGAGCGGCGTACTGCATGACATGCCTCCTTGGGTCGCCGATGGGACGCGGCAGCGGCACGACGGGTTCCGCCCGGGACCTCCACCGGGCGCTTTCGCCCTCCGCTCAATCCGCCCACGGCACAAAGCGGAGACGGGCCGGACGCGCGGCGGCTAGCGTCCCGGACATGGACGCAGCACTCACCCGGATCGGCCGGCACATCTGGCAACTCCCCTTCCCCGTAGGGCATGTGTACCTCGTCGCGCTGCCCGGCGACGGCTACGCCGCCATCGACACCGGCATCCCCGGATCCGGCCCCGCCGTCCTCGGCGCCCTGGCCGAGCTCGGTGCCCCACCCGCCGCGCTGCGGCAGATCGTGCTCACCCACTGCCACGTCGACCACATGGGGTCGGCCGCCGAACTCGTCGACGCCACCGGCGCCCGGGTGCTGGCCGGCGCCCTGGACGCCCCGTACATCCGCGGCACCGCCCCCGAACCGCCGCCGGTCCTCGGCCCGGCCGAACAGCAGCTGCACGAAGGCATCATGGCGGGGCTCGCGGCCGGCGGGATGCCGCCGCTGCGCCACACCGAGGTCGACCGCGAGCTGCACGACGGCGACACCCTCGACGACTGGCACGAACCCGTACGGGTGCTGCACGTCCCCGGCCACACGCCGGGCGGCATCGCGCTGCACCTCCCGGAGAGCCGGCTGCTCTTCCCCGGCGACATCATCGGCGCCGACCCGGACGGCGCGCACGCGGTCCTCGGGCCCATGAACGTCGAACGCGCCGTGGCCGTCGCGTCGTTCCGGCGGCTGGCGGCCCTGGAGGACCTCGACACGGTCTGCGTAGCGCACGGCGGCCCGATCCGCTCCGGTGCCCGCGAGGTGCTGGCGGCGGCCACGCCCGAGGAGGACTGGCGCTGACCGGCCGGGCACGGACGCGGCGGGCGGCCGGTCAGGAGGATGCGCGCGCCACGGGGCGGAAGGTGCCGAGCCGGTGGACCGAGGGTACGGCGGCCGGGTCGCGGACGAGCCCGTCGACCAGCCCGGCGATCCGCTCCGGCGCGGCGGGCAACGGCCGTGCTGGACGGTGGAGTTGGGGTGGCCGGGGGAGCGGCGGGATCGGTCATGCCGCCGGGCGTCCTCGCAGAGGGGTCTGCGCCGGCGGTTCGCGGGCTCCGGGTACGGCCCCCGCGCAGTGACACGTGTAACGTCGGGCCCGGCCGCGCCGACCCTGGCCTGTCGGACAGGCCCTGCGGCGCGAACCCGGCGAGAGGGGCACGGTATGCAGCTGCACACCCATGAATGGGGGACCGGCGACCGGATCGCGGTGCTGGTCCACGGGATCATGTCCGACCACCGCACCTGGCACCGGGTCGGCCCGGCCCTCGCCGGGCGGGGCTATCGCGTCATCGGCGTCGATCTGCGCGGCCACGGCCGCAGTCCGCGCGGCGAGTACAGCCCGGAGCTGTTCGCCGACGACCTCGTGGACACCCTGCCGGCCGGCGCCGA
This window encodes:
- a CDS encoding VIT1/CCC1 transporter family protein codes for the protein MEIMDAAAPTHVAHRDNHTHRDVNGGWLRPAVFGAMDGLVSNLALMTGVAGGAVSQQTIIITGLAGLAAGAFSMAAGEYTSVASQRELVMAELDVERTQLSKHPKDEQAELAALYESRGVEPELARQVAEQLSRDPEQALEIHAREELGIDPSDLPSPAVAAVSSFGSFALGALLPLLPYLLGASSLWLAVLLALVGLFGCGAVVARVTARSWWFSGLRQLALGGAAAGVTYGLGALFGTVVS
- the gltB gene encoding glutamate synthase large subunit, with translation MRSASTHSATTSSASAAAWSPMDGRPAQQGMYDPRNEHDACGVGFVATLTGEASHALVEQALTVLTNLEHRGATGSEPDSGDGAGILLQVPDAFLRENVTFELPDAGGYAVGIAFLPSDAHEAADAVSRIETIAGEEGLDVLGWRVVPVAPQLLGNGARATMPAFSQLFVADGESTGLALDRKAFALRKRAEREAGVYFPSLSARTIVYKGMLTTGQLEPFFPDLSDRRFATAIALVHSRFSTNTFPSWPLAHPYRFVAHNGEINTVKGNRNWMRARESQLASRLFGGADAAHADNLERLFPVCTPDASDSASFDEVLELLHLGGRSLPHSVLMMVPEAWENSTAMDPARRAFYQYHSTMMEPWDGPACVTFTDGTQVGAVLDRNGLRPGRYWVTDDGLVVLSSEVGVLDIDPSKVVRKGRLQPGRMFLVDTAEHRIIEDDEIKAQLAAEHPYQEWLDAGLIDLADLPEREHIVHTHASVTRRQQTFGYTEEELRVILAPMAKTGAEPIGSMGTDSPIAALSERPRLLFDYFTQLFAQVTNPPLDAIREELVTSLISSLGPQGNLLAPTASSCRSVTLPFPVIDNDELAKLVHINADGDMAGMKAVTLSGLYRVSGGGESLAARIEEICAEADAAIADGARLIVLSDRHSDAEHAPIPSLLLTAAVHHHLIGTKTRTQVGLLVEAGDVREVHHVALLIGFGAAAVNPYLAMESVEDLVRAGTFLPGVDADTAIRNLIKALGKGVLKVMSKMGISTVASYRGAQVFEAVGLDEEFVAKYFHGTATKIGGAGLDVVAQEVAARHAKGYPASGIAATHRALEIGGEYQWRREGEPHLFDPDTVFRLQHSTRSRRYDIFKQYTERVNGQSERLMTLRGLFSFASDRPAVPLDEVEPASEIVKRFSTGAMSYGSISSEAHETLAIAMNQLGGKSNTGEGGEDPERLYDPARRSAIKQVASGRFGVTSEYLVNADDIQIKMAQGAKPGEGGQLPGHKVYPWVAKTRHSTPGVGLISPPPHHDIYSIEDLAQLIHDLKNANPAARIHVKLVSEVGVGTVAAGVSKAHADVVLISGHDGGTGASPLTSLKHAGGPWELGLAETQQTLLLNGLRDRIVVQTDGQLKTGRDVIIAALLGAEEFGFATAPLVVSGCVMMRVCHLDTCPVGIATQNPTLRERFSGKAEYIVNFFEFIAEEVRELLAELGFRSLDEAIGHAEILDVARAVDHWKAQGLDLAPLLHVPELPEGAVRHQVTVQDHGLAKALDNELIRLAADALAADTPEAAQPVRAQVAIRNINRTVGTMLGHEVTKKFGGAGLPDDTVDITFTGSAGQSFGAFLPRGVTLRLEGDANDYVGKGLSGGRVVVRPDRGADHLAEYSTIAGNTLAYGATGGELFLRGRVGERFCVRNSGATVVSEGVGDHGCEYMTGGRAVVLGETGRNFAAGMSGGIAYVIDLDPDNVNKELTDAVRPLDDTDKQWLHDVVRRHQEETGSTVADKLLADWDAAAARFRKVVPATYQAVLAAKDAAERAGLSESETHEKMMEAATNG
- a CDS encoding glutamate synthase subunit beta, translated to MADPKGFLNHGRESAKTRPVQERVKDWNEVYQPGSLLPIISKQASRCMDCGIPFCHNGCPLGNLIPEWNDYAYREDWTEASERLHATNNFPEFTGRLCPAPCEAACVLGINQQPVTIKNVEVSIIDKAWDAGDVTPQAPERLSGKTVAVIGSGPAGLAAAQQLTRAGHTVAVYERADRIGGLLRYGIPEFKMEKRHINRRIEQMRAEGTKFRTEVEIGRDIDAAKLRRRYDAVVIAAGATTSRDLPVPGRELNGVHYAMEYLPLANKVQEGDLTVSPITAEGKHVVVIGGGDTGADCVGTAHRQGALSVTQLEIMPKPGEERNPGQPWPTFPMLYKVTSAHEEGGERVYSVSTTHFEGDEDGNVQWLHLVEVEFKDGKLEQKPGTERRIPAQLVTLAMGFTGTDQENGLVEQFGLELDARGNVARDADFATNVPGVYVAGDAGRGQSLIVWAIAEGRSAARGVDRFLTGASALPAPIKPTDRALTV
- a CDS encoding ArsR/SmtB family transcription factor, with the protein product MNRWDADHESTAETPDLAALAALLADRTRAAICIALLDGGTWTAGELAEYAGVAPSTATEHLNLLVSGGLLAEERQGRRRYVRLAGPHTAETLENLAGLAPYRPVRIRSLAEANHRRALHHARTCYDHIAGALGVAIAETMTERGLLAREYGLVLTTAGADWLAALGIPEAGYSPTHRAHVRTCLDWTSRRQHLSGAVGAALYRHALEHRWIIKAPASRILAVTESGRAAFRAQLGLPAEVLTPTPAVLPPRTP
- a CDS encoding PPOX class F420-dependent oxidoreductase: MSPSIATNTRVELPALLEFVRPRHRAILLTRRSDGTPQCSPLTCGVDDSGRLVMSTYPERAKARNARRVSSVSVLVLSDEWNGPWVQVDGEAEVIDAPDSIEPLVEYYRNIAGEHPDWDEYRAAMRKQGKSLIRVTPRRWGPIATGGFPARLVDPDA
- a CDS encoding MBL fold metallo-hydrolase; amino-acid sequence: MDAALTRIGRHIWQLPFPVGHVYLVALPGDGYAAIDTGIPGSGPAVLGALAELGAPPAALRQIVLTHCHVDHMGSAAELVDATGARVLAGALDAPYIRGTAPEPPPVLGPAEQQLHEGIMAGLAAGGMPPLRHTEVDRELHDGDTLDDWHEPVRVLHVPGHTPGGIALHLPESRLLFPGDIIGADPDGAHAVLGPMNVERAVAVASFRRLAALEDLDTVCVAHGGPIRSGAREVLAAATPEEDWR